The following are encoded together in the Zingiber officinale cultivar Zhangliang chromosome 8A, Zo_v1.1, whole genome shotgun sequence genome:
- the LOC122008201 gene encoding peroxisome biogenesis protein 3-1-like isoform X1 translates to MISLRGFWSRHRRKFLVSLGVVGGGYLVYKLYESHTRRLSGLEQQLEGARQVDELIKNQLQVHFENIQRISDTTTLPYAMHYLRSRVSEDLDLLPLTEKLIHGKGQSSSLPLKEKLELWERLKILSFTRTAASLWSMTVLCLYVRVQVNILGRQLYVEIARGFEDAQPLNEIDSFKSHGQQDFLATADYLATYGINSLIMNMQTAAKEVLKDKQLKEPVSIATLHEIMIQILDMFMNIGSLNYWISYLVPENVHDYKQQMAMSANGFEDSSPLMDATKLEQLLSETHSVLSSPDFGKILDISLKKVVDVLVDDISNQVAGTSSLGVPLAKLLPQIVRLTSPLLDEPRGNKFAQAIQSLPEVELFFTLLYANMSLLS, encoded by the exons ATGATTTCTTTAAG GGGTTTTTGGAGCAGGCATAGAAGGAAGTTTCTGGTTTCTCTCGGCGTTGTCGGTGGTGGATATCTCGTCTACAAGCTCTATGAGAGTCACACTAGGAGATTGTCGGGTTTGGAGCAGCAGCTTGAAGGCGCTCGACAAGTCGATGAACTCATCAAGAATCA ATTGCAAGTGCATTTTGAGAACATCCAGAGGATTTCCGACACGACCACGCTTCCTTATGCGATGCACTACCTGCGGTCTAGGGTGTCTGAGGATTTGGACCTCTTACCCCTGACGGAGAAGCTTATTCATGGGAAGGGACAGTCAAGCTCACTTCCCCTCAAGGAGAAGCTCGAGCTGTGGGAAAGGCTTAAAATTCTAA GTTTCACAAGGACAGCAGCTTCTTTGTGGTCAATGACTGTGCTTTGCTTATATGTCAGAGTTCAAGTTAACATTTTAGGAAGGCAATTGTATGTAGAGATTGCCCGTGGCTTTGAGGATGCTCAACCTCTT AATGAGATTGACTCATTTAAAAGTCATGGGCAACAGGACTTTCTTGCTACCGCAGATTATTTAGCTACCTATGGGATCAATTCATTAATTATGAACATGCAGACTGCAGCTAAGGAAGTTCTCAAAGA CAAGCAGCTTAAGGAGCCTGTTAGCATAGCAACACTGCATGAGATAATGATCCAAATTCTGGATATGTTCATGAACATTGGCTCATTAAATTACTGGATAAGTTATCTGGTTCCTGAAAATGTTCATGACTACAAGCAACAGATGGCCATGTCTGCCAACGGATTTGAAGATTCTTCTCCTCTTATGGATGCCACTAAACTGGAACAGCTTTTGTCTGAGACTCATTCTGTGCTGTCAAG CCCagattttggaaaaatcttggaTATATCTCTGAAAAAGGTTGTTGATGTTTTGGTCGATGACATTAGCAATCAAGTCGCTGGGACAAGCTCCTTGGGAGTTCCCTTAGCCAAACTTTTGCCTCAAATTGTGCGGTTAACCTCGCCTCTACTTGATGAACCCCGCGGCAACAAATTTGCACAGGCCATTCAAAGCTTGCCGGAGGTTGAACTGTTCTTCACACTTTTATATGCGAACATGTCATTACTATCGTAG
- the LOC122008201 gene encoding peroxisome biogenesis protein 3-1-like isoform X2, with amino-acid sequence MISLRGFWSRHRRKFLVSLGVVGGGYLVYKLYESHTRRLSGLEQQLEGARQVDELIKNQLQVHFENIQRISDTTTLPYAMHYLRSRVSEDLDLLPLTEKLIHGKGQSSSLPLKEKLELWERLKILSFTRTAASLWSMTVLCLYVRVQVNILGRQLYVEIARGFEDAQPLDFLATADYLATYGINSLIMNMQTAAKEVLKDKQLKEPVSIATLHEIMIQILDMFMNIGSLNYWISYLVPENVHDYKQQMAMSANGFEDSSPLMDATKLEQLLSETHSVLSSPDFGKILDISLKKVVDVLVDDISNQVAGTSSLGVPLAKLLPQIVRLTSPLLDEPRGNKFAQAIQSLPEVELFFTLLYANMSLLS; translated from the exons ATGATTTCTTTAAG GGGTTTTTGGAGCAGGCATAGAAGGAAGTTTCTGGTTTCTCTCGGCGTTGTCGGTGGTGGATATCTCGTCTACAAGCTCTATGAGAGTCACACTAGGAGATTGTCGGGTTTGGAGCAGCAGCTTGAAGGCGCTCGACAAGTCGATGAACTCATCAAGAATCA ATTGCAAGTGCATTTTGAGAACATCCAGAGGATTTCCGACACGACCACGCTTCCTTATGCGATGCACTACCTGCGGTCTAGGGTGTCTGAGGATTTGGACCTCTTACCCCTGACGGAGAAGCTTATTCATGGGAAGGGACAGTCAAGCTCACTTCCCCTCAAGGAGAAGCTCGAGCTGTGGGAAAGGCTTAAAATTCTAA GTTTCACAAGGACAGCAGCTTCTTTGTGGTCAATGACTGTGCTTTGCTTATATGTCAGAGTTCAAGTTAACATTTTAGGAAGGCAATTGTATGTAGAGATTGCCCGTGGCTTTGAGGATGCTCAACCTCTT GACTTTCTTGCTACCGCAGATTATTTAGCTACCTATGGGATCAATTCATTAATTATGAACATGCAGACTGCAGCTAAGGAAGTTCTCAAAGA CAAGCAGCTTAAGGAGCCTGTTAGCATAGCAACACTGCATGAGATAATGATCCAAATTCTGGATATGTTCATGAACATTGGCTCATTAAATTACTGGATAAGTTATCTGGTTCCTGAAAATGTTCATGACTACAAGCAACAGATGGCCATGTCTGCCAACGGATTTGAAGATTCTTCTCCTCTTATGGATGCCACTAAACTGGAACAGCTTTTGTCTGAGACTCATTCTGTGCTGTCAAG CCCagattttggaaaaatcttggaTATATCTCTGAAAAAGGTTGTTGATGTTTTGGTCGATGACATTAGCAATCAAGTCGCTGGGACAAGCTCCTTGGGAGTTCCCTTAGCCAAACTTTTGCCTCAAATTGTGCGGTTAACCTCGCCTCTACTTGATGAACCCCGCGGCAACAAATTTGCACAGGCCATTCAAAGCTTGCCGGAGGTTGAACTGTTCTTCACACTTTTATATGCGAACATGTCATTACTATCGTAG
- the LOC122008202 gene encoding ELMO domain-containing protein A-like isoform X1, producing MSIERNHGGCMAVGSLPPPSIFKCAHSAPAANADDQTCGSPRWIGKGLSCVCMKRKGTYERICMNLTPLQEERLQRLKHRVNVYFDGSRRDHQEALRALWHATYPNKELSGLVSDQWKDMGWQGRDPSTDFRRGAGFISLENLLFFAKTFSNSFQTLLNKQFGKRSTWEYPFAVAGVNITFMIIQMLDLQSTKARTFVRAVFVQMLSEDEWAFDLLYCVAFMLMDKQWLQRNASYMEFNEVLKSTRGQLERELMMDDVIRIEDMPSYNLLG from the exons ATGAGCATCGAGAGGAACCACGGGGGCTGCATGGCTGTCGGATCGCTGCCGCCGCCCTCCATCTTCAAGTGCGCTCACAGCGCTCCCGCTGCCAATGCCG ATGATCAGACATGTGGTTCACCAAGATGGATCGGGAAAGGACTATCTTGTGTTTGTATGAAACGCAAAGGAACTTATGAGCGCATCTGCATGAATCTAACTCCTTTGCAG GAAGAAAGACTTCAAAGACTGAAGCACCGTGTGAATGTTTATTTTGATGGTTCAAGACGAGATCATCAG GAAGCTCTCAGGGCTCTTTGGCATGCAACATACCCCAATAAGGAACTCAGTGGTTTGGTATCTGACCAATGGAAGGATATGGGTTGGCAAGGGAGGGATCCATCTACTGATTTTCG TAGGGGTGCTGGGTTTATTTCATTGGAGAATCTGCTGTTCTTTGCAAAAACATTCTCT AATTCCTTCCAAACGTTGCTAAACAAGCAATTCGGGAAACGGTCTACCTGGGAATATCCTTTTGCAGTGGCTGGCGTCAATATCACTTTCATGATTATACAAATGCTAGATTTGCAATCTA CAAAGGCCAGGACATTCGTCAGAGCCGTCTTTGTCCAAATGCTGTCTG AGGATGAATGGGCGTTCGATTTGCTCTACTGTGTAGCCTTCATGTTGATGGACAAGCAATGGCTACAAAGAAATGCTTCCTACATGGAATTCAAT GAGGTTCTGAAGTCGACTCGAGGGCAGCTGGAGAGGGAGCTCATGATGGACGATGTAATTAGGATAGAAGACATGCCATCATATAACCTTCTCGGATGA
- the LOC122008202 gene encoding ELMO domain-containing protein A-like isoform X2, whose protein sequence is MSIERNHGGCMAVGSLPPPSIFKCAHSAPAANADDQTCGSPRWIGKGLSCVCMKRKGTYERICMNLTPLQEERLQRLKHRVNVYFDGSRRDHQEALRALWHATYPNKELSGLVSDQWKDMGWQGRDPSTDFRGAGFISLENLLFFAKTFSNSFQTLLNKQFGKRSTWEYPFAVAGVNITFMIIQMLDLQSTKARTFVRAVFVQMLSEDEWAFDLLYCVAFMLMDKQWLQRNASYMEFNEVLKSTRGQLERELMMDDVIRIEDMPSYNLLG, encoded by the exons ATGAGCATCGAGAGGAACCACGGGGGCTGCATGGCTGTCGGATCGCTGCCGCCGCCCTCCATCTTCAAGTGCGCTCACAGCGCTCCCGCTGCCAATGCCG ATGATCAGACATGTGGTTCACCAAGATGGATCGGGAAAGGACTATCTTGTGTTTGTATGAAACGCAAAGGAACTTATGAGCGCATCTGCATGAATCTAACTCCTTTGCAG GAAGAAAGACTTCAAAGACTGAAGCACCGTGTGAATGTTTATTTTGATGGTTCAAGACGAGATCATCAG GAAGCTCTCAGGGCTCTTTGGCATGCAACATACCCCAATAAGGAACTCAGTGGTTTGGTATCTGACCAATGGAAGGATATGGGTTGGCAAGGGAGGGATCCATCTACTGATTTTCG GGGTGCTGGGTTTATTTCATTGGAGAATCTGCTGTTCTTTGCAAAAACATTCTCT AATTCCTTCCAAACGTTGCTAAACAAGCAATTCGGGAAACGGTCTACCTGGGAATATCCTTTTGCAGTGGCTGGCGTCAATATCACTTTCATGATTATACAAATGCTAGATTTGCAATCTA CAAAGGCCAGGACATTCGTCAGAGCCGTCTTTGTCCAAATGCTGTCTG AGGATGAATGGGCGTTCGATTTGCTCTACTGTGTAGCCTTCATGTTGATGGACAAGCAATGGCTACAAAGAAATGCTTCCTACATGGAATTCAAT GAGGTTCTGAAGTCGACTCGAGGGCAGCTGGAGAGGGAGCTCATGATGGACGATGTAATTAGGATAGAAGACATGCCATCATATAACCTTCTCGGATGA